From one Zhongshania sp. R06B22 genomic stretch:
- the aceF gene encoding dihydrolipoyllysine-residue acetyltransferase encodes MAKETVKIPDLGGGEVDVIEVCVKVGDVIAKEDSLVVVESDKASMEIPSPQAGKVLSISIKDGSTVSEGDVILELEVEAGAAVDSTEAQSAEKAEARETSELEPSESEAAAKAEPVSAKNEKSASAGLKRETIEVPDIGGDGQVEVIEVCITEGDEISEGDSLVVLESDKASMEIPSPHSGKILSVAIKVGDSAKQGSIIAEIEYQSSAEQLEVEKTVAVAPEKAAQTAEKSVIPAASPAPVLSKSEPTAPTVVSHADVYAGPAVRKLAREFGLELEQVTGTGPRGRILKEDLQKFVKDLATGKSAGAASGAGIPAIPDIDYSQFGEIDVQATSKLAKLTAANMHRSWLNLPHVTQFDDVDISDLEDFRASVKKESEQHGVKLTPLPFLLKAAALALRTYPKFNASLSADGETMIFKKYINIGIAVDTPAGLVVPVIRDVDKKSLWELAAESAELAQKAKQRKLKPADMQGGCFTISSLGSIGGTGFTPIINAPEVAIMGVSKLAVKPHWNGSEFVPRKMLPVSLSYDHRAINGVDAGQFFTYMGELLADIRRLLL; translated from the coding sequence GTGGCTAAAGAAACGGTAAAAATTCCTGATCTCGGTGGCGGTGAGGTTGATGTCATTGAGGTCTGTGTAAAAGTTGGTGATGTCATCGCTAAAGAAGACTCTTTGGTGGTTGTAGAGTCTGATAAAGCCTCGATGGAAATTCCTTCGCCACAGGCCGGCAAGGTACTTAGTATTAGTATTAAGGACGGCAGCACGGTTAGTGAAGGTGATGTGATTCTAGAACTTGAAGTAGAGGCGGGTGCCGCTGTCGATAGTACCGAGGCGCAATCTGCTGAAAAGGCTGAAGCTAGAGAAACCTCAGAGCTTGAGCCCTCAGAATCGGAAGCTGCTGCTAAGGCTGAGCCCGTTTCGGCAAAAAATGAAAAATCGGCTTCTGCGGGTCTCAAGCGCGAAACCATCGAAGTACCCGATATTGGTGGCGATGGGCAAGTCGAGGTTATAGAAGTTTGCATCACTGAGGGTGATGAAATTAGCGAAGGTGATTCGCTGGTGGTGTTAGAGTCTGACAAAGCTTCTATGGAAATTCCCTCCCCACATAGCGGTAAGATTTTGTCGGTGGCCATTAAAGTCGGCGACAGCGCCAAACAAGGTAGCATCATCGCGGAAATCGAATATCAATCTTCCGCTGAGCAGCTTGAAGTTGAAAAAACTGTAGCAGTAGCGCCAGAAAAAGCTGCTCAAACTGCAGAGAAATCAGTGATTCCGGCCGCTTCACCGGCGCCTGTGCTGAGTAAGTCGGAGCCGACCGCGCCCACCGTCGTTAGCCACGCCGATGTTTACGCCGGACCTGCGGTTAGAAAATTGGCGCGTGAATTTGGTTTAGAGTTAGAGCAGGTCACGGGCACCGGCCCACGTGGACGTATTCTCAAAGAAGATTTACAAAAATTTGTTAAAGATCTCGCTACTGGCAAGTCTGCTGGAGCGGCAAGCGGTGCCGGTATTCCCGCTATCCCCGATATCGACTATAGCCAGTTTGGTGAGATCGATGTGCAGGCGACAAGTAAGCTAGCCAAACTGACGGCGGCAAATATGCACCGCAGCTGGTTGAATCTGCCGCATGTGACTCAGTTCGATGATGTGGATATTAGTGACCTAGAAGATTTTCGCGCCAGCGTGAAAAAAGAAAGTGAGCAGCACGGCGTTAAACTGACACCCCTGCCATTTTTGCTGAAAGCGGCCGCTTTGGCTCTGCGCACTTACCCGAAGTTTAACGCATCGCTAAGTGCCGATGGCGAGACCATGATCTTCAAAAAATATATCAATATCGGTATTGCCGTCGATACCCCGGCTGGCTTGGTGGTACCGGTGATTAGGGATGTTGATAAAAAGTCACTGTGGGAACTGGCGGCAGAATCTGCGGAATTGGCGCAAAAGGCGAAGCAGCGTAAATTGAAACCTGCTGATATGCAGGGAGGCTGCTTTACGATTTCCAGTTTAGGAAGTATTGGCGGTACCGGTTTTACACCTATTATTAATGCGCCAGAAGTGGCTATTATGGGGGTGTCGAAACTTGCCGTTAAGCCGCACTGGAATGGCAGCGAGTTTGTGCCGCGTAAAATGTTGCCGGTGTCTTTATCCTATGATCACCGTGCGATAAATGGAGTGGATGCTGGTCAGTTCTTTACTTATATGGGCGAACTATTGGCGGATATCCGGCGCTTATTACTTTAA
- a CDS encoding Lrp/AsnC family transcriptional regulator: protein MSTELSKQDLSILAILQTDASKTSSDVADMVGMSQSPCWRRINRIEQNGLIRKKVALLDRHVLGMDLVVFATINLTASGRQNLQEFELSVENFDEVVECYTMTGIWDYMLKIIVKDIRNYESFVRDRLLCLPMIREIHSHIAVTEIKNSTELPLKTQL from the coding sequence ATGAGCACTGAACTAAGCAAGCAGGACCTTAGCATTCTCGCCATCCTCCAAACCGACGCTAGTAAAACATCAAGTGACGTTGCGGATATGGTGGGCATGTCGCAATCACCCTGTTGGCGCCGCATCAACCGTATTGAGCAAAATGGTCTGATCCGCAAGAAAGTCGCACTGCTAGATCGCCATGTTTTGGGCATGGATTTGGTAGTATTCGCCACCATCAACCTCACTGCATCAGGTCGCCAAAATCTGCAAGAGTTTGAGCTGTCGGTTGAGAATTTTGATGAGGTTGTCGAGTGCTACACCATGACCGGCATTTGGGATTACATGCTAAAAATTATTGTGAAGGACATTCGAAATTACGAAAGCTTTGTTAGAGATCGCTTACTGTGCCTACCCATGATTCGTGAAATTCACTCACATATCGCGGTAACGGAAATAAAAAACAGCACGGAGTTACCACTCAAAACCCAACTATAA
- a CDS encoding insulinase family protein, producing MRYLKSVGLIVIFFQLAACSWLGSDWLNSRDTSAVLKPVSDQREYRYTELENGLKVVLISDSAADKAAASLDVNVGSRQDPKDYQGLAHFLEHMLFLGTEKYPEAGAYQAYITANGGSHNAFTSFEHTNYFFDISADSLEPALDQFAQFFVGPLFNAEYVQREVNAVNSEYRARIRDDGRRELAVFKAQINQDHPFAKFSVGNLETLRSDNEVALREQLLAFYDKNYSANIMTLTVIGRESLDQLEAMVLPKFAGVKNRGRDLAPIEQALFTAGSLPRWINIQPVQNRRSLSINFPVPDAERYWHVKPLNYIGNILGHEGSGSLLSVLKARGWADSLRAGQSFDYQGGALFGVDVALTESGLKHVDEIAGLIYEGIALLRAKGIEEWRFNEQAGLANQEFMFRAQPAAINEVVQLSMGLQKFPARELLSGPYLMDEYRPGLLAEFLEVMTPENSFISLVAPGVETEFEIPRYQVSYGVRDITAEQLSGWTSANTAGLGLPIKNNFVASDFSLKKGDGSAIPKLLTDTPVELWLNTDDTFELPKGRVYLLLESEEVAADAERRAKSDLWLQMVKDQLNELSYPAQLAGLDFNVSVGWRGVQLSVGGFNQKQGELLRELLQVLKNPEWQQARFSRLKAQRLRQFENARRQSPYQQVIAELPRMLSRETPGLSAHEAATQKAEMSAVASHVASVMKDLHLRMLVDGNFSEADARSLAGLVDAALPMTLETRSPAQFITHLPVGSLVRQIAAEHDDSAVLMYLQSATSGLQARVAMGLTAQMLSADFYHQLRTTKQLGYVVSASVYPQRDVAGLIFLVQSPVLDPASVQNEITTYIQQWLKAGVDEASFEKHKASLSLRLAEQPENLWDAAGRHWQDLLDNYPEFNSRDQLVEALGDLQYGDWLALTQRDLGETGQRALLVYNSGKWPQAVPIGNASGEPDQFKAALPAYRFE from the coding sequence GTGAGATATTTAAAATCAGTGGGTTTGATAGTCATTTTCTTTCAGTTGGCGGCGTGTAGCTGGCTGGGCTCTGACTGGCTAAATAGTCGGGATACTAGTGCAGTATTAAAGCCCGTTAGTGATCAGCGAGAATATCGCTACACGGAATTGGAAAATGGCCTAAAAGTCGTGCTGATCTCAGACTCGGCCGCCGATAAGGCGGCAGCCTCGCTAGATGTTAATGTTGGCAGTCGACAAGATCCTAAGGACTACCAAGGTTTAGCCCACTTCCTAGAGCATATGTTGTTTCTCGGTACTGAAAAATACCCAGAGGCCGGTGCATATCAAGCGTATATAACCGCCAATGGTGGCAGTCACAATGCCTTTACCTCTTTTGAACATACCAATTATTTTTTCGATATTAGTGCAGATTCCTTAGAGCCGGCACTAGATCAGTTCGCGCAATTTTTTGTCGGACCTTTGTTTAATGCCGAATATGTTCAGCGTGAAGTGAATGCGGTGAACTCAGAATACCGGGCTCGTATACGTGATGATGGGCGCAGAGAGTTGGCGGTCTTTAAGGCGCAGATTAATCAAGATCATCCCTTTGCTAAATTTTCAGTCGGCAATCTCGAGACCTTGCGCAGTGATAATGAAGTCGCGTTGCGCGAACAGTTGCTCGCGTTTTACGACAAGAATTATTCAGCCAATATTATGACTCTAACGGTGATCGGTCGTGAATCACTCGATCAGTTAGAGGCCATGGTGCTGCCCAAGTTTGCTGGGGTAAAAAATCGTGGCCGGGATCTTGCGCCCATTGAGCAAGCTTTGTTCACGGCGGGCAGCTTGCCGCGGTGGATAAATATTCAGCCGGTGCAAAATCGCCGCTCCTTATCGATAAATTTTCCCGTGCCAGATGCTGAACGGTATTGGCATGTCAAACCCTTGAATTACATTGGTAATATTCTGGGTCATGAAGGCAGTGGTAGCTTGTTATCGGTGCTTAAAGCTCGGGGTTGGGCAGATAGCCTGCGTGCTGGACAGAGTTTTGATTATCAGGGTGGTGCTTTGTTTGGCGTTGACGTTGCGTTGACGGAGTCCGGTCTTAAACATGTGGATGAGATTGCCGGTCTGATTTATGAGGGCATTGCGCTGCTGCGGGCTAAGGGCATTGAAGAGTGGCGCTTTAACGAGCAGGCGGGTTTGGCAAATCAGGAGTTTATGTTCCGAGCGCAGCCAGCTGCTATTAATGAAGTCGTGCAGTTGTCGATGGGTCTTCAAAAATTTCCCGCGCGGGAATTATTGAGCGGTCCTTATTTAATGGATGAGTATCGCCCCGGGTTGTTAGCGGAATTTCTTGAAGTCATGACGCCAGAGAATAGTTTTATTAGTTTGGTTGCCCCGGGCGTGGAAACCGAGTTCGAGATACCGCGCTATCAGGTGTCGTATGGTGTGCGCGACATCACTGCTGAGCAATTAAGCGGGTGGACCTCTGCGAATACTGCAGGCTTAGGGCTGCCAATTAAAAATAATTTTGTTGCCTCAGATTTTAGTCTCAAGAAAGGTGATGGCTCTGCCATCCCTAAATTGCTTACCGATACGCCAGTAGAGCTATGGCTGAATACTGATGACACCTTTGAATTGCCAAAGGGCCGAGTGTATTTGTTACTTGAATCCGAGGAAGTGGCAGCGGATGCTGAGCGGCGGGCAAAAAGCGATTTGTGGCTGCAGATGGTGAAAGACCAGCTCAACGAGCTTTCCTATCCCGCACAGCTGGCGGGCTTGGACTTTAATGTGTCGGTAGGCTGGCGCGGTGTTCAACTCAGTGTTGGTGGATTTAACCAGAAACAGGGTGAATTATTGCGCGAGCTGCTGCAGGTGTTGAAAAACCCGGAATGGCAGCAAGCGCGGTTTAGCCGTTTGAAAGCGCAGCGTCTGCGGCAGTTTGAAAACGCCCGTAGGCAGTCACCTTACCAACAAGTGATTGCCGAGTTGCCGCGGATGTTGAGCCGGGAAACGCCGGGTTTGAGCGCACACGAGGCGGCAACCCAAAAGGCAGAAATGTCTGCGGTGGCCAGCCATGTGGCGAGCGTGATGAAAGATCTGCATTTACGTATGCTAGTAGATGGTAACTTTAGTGAGGCAGACGCAAGATCCCTAGCTGGGCTGGTAGATGCGGCGCTGCCCATGACACTAGAAACACGTTCACCGGCACAATTTATTACTCACCTTCCGGTGGGGAGCTTAGTGAGACAGATAGCAGCAGAACACGACGACAGCGCGGTATTGATGTATTTACAGAGCGCGACTAGTGGCCTGCAGGCGAGGGTGGCGATGGGTTTAACGGCGCAAATGTTAAGCGCCGATTTCTACCATCAGCTGCGGACTACCAAGCAGTTGGGCTATGTTGTTAGCGCTAGTGTATATCCTCAGCGCGACGTGGCAGGCCTGATATTTTTAGTTCAATCGCCGGTGCTAGATCCCGCATCCGTGCAAAACGAGATTACGACTTATATCCAGCAGTGGTTAAAGGCCGGCGTTGACGAGGCAAGCTTTGAAAAACATAAGGCTAGCCTGTCCCTGCGTCTTGCCGAGCAGCCAGAAAATTTGTGGGATGCTGCTGGACGTCACTGGCAGGACTTGCTGGACAACTATCCGGAATTTAATAGCCGAGATCAATTAGTCGAGGCGCTAGGTGATTTACAGTATGGCGACTGGTTGGCGCTGACCCAACGTGATCTTGGTGAGACCGGGCAGCGCGCGCTGTTGGTCTATAATAGTGGCAAGTGGCCGCAGGCCGTGCCCATTGGTAATGCGAGTGGAGAACCCGACCAATTTAAGGCTGCCTTGCCGGCATATCGTTTTGAGTGA
- a CDS encoding sulfurtransferase TusA family protein: MTDIDVFLDAVGLDCPLPLLKAKQALNRMACGEVLEVLATDVGSVRDFEVFAKQSGHALLLSEDNAGTYRYLFKKK, from the coding sequence ATGACTGATATTGATGTTTTTTTAGATGCAGTAGGGCTAGATTGCCCTCTGCCATTGTTAAAAGCCAAGCAGGCACTCAATCGAATGGCCTGTGGCGAAGTGCTTGAAGTGTTGGCGACAGACGTCGGGTCTGTCAGAGATTTCGAGGTGTTTGCTAAGCAAAGCGGTCATGCCTTGCTGCTAAGTGAAGATAATGCCGGTACTTATCGCTATCTATTTAAAAAGAAGTAA
- a CDS encoding flagellinolysin — protein sequence MSLSINTNIAALNSARNLQVSENSLVQAQQRLSSGLRINSARDDAAGMAISTRFTSQIRGLDQAVRNANDGVSMLQVADGALSSVTDAMQRIRELAVQAANGSNSTSDRQALQSEVDLLRDEIDRVGRQTTFNGQAVFATAQSSVLGDSDQLAVLDGLRSGWLSQSESLIQEYFGLTADGGEISIELTSFSDGSGGTAARVTGVVPGSFTGKASDVTLQIDMADFTPPNLPDGGTAPFYNDRIIAHEMVHAVMYRSMNIASFFDTASDDQRWFLEGAAELIHGADERVASSIGSLGVAGLAAVADDLDGSWGGSSDEYSAAFLAVRKLHDEIKVLGGDGIKDVMSYLTNNQDAGLDEAIDAASNGTYTSADNFLTSAFNTAEAQTYIQAQVDSGSLSDSDTGAIGGANVDGGAVRTAESVVANFASRTGDDQLLGFAENWDEAAAGVLASNTKNFQLGANVGEVVAVDIGAMSALALDLNDLDLVSAANQVINKMDRAMEYVSSQRATVGAQINRIGSAIINLQTSSESLTASRSRILDADYAQETATLVKAQILQQAGLAITAQANALPQAALALLQ from the coding sequence ATGAGTTTATCTATTAACACCAATATTGCGGCGCTCAATAGTGCTCGTAATTTGCAGGTCTCGGAGAATTCCTTGGTCCAGGCGCAGCAACGCCTATCGTCTGGCCTGCGTATCAATAGTGCACGCGATGATGCTGCCGGCATGGCGATTTCCACCCGTTTTACCAGTCAGATTCGGGGGCTAGATCAAGCGGTGCGCAATGCTAATGACGGCGTATCAATGCTGCAGGTCGCCGATGGTGCCTTGTCCTCAGTGACTGATGCAATGCAGCGTATACGGGAACTCGCCGTTCAAGCGGCCAATGGATCCAATAGTACTAGCGATCGCCAGGCCCTGCAGAGCGAAGTGGACTTACTTCGCGATGAGATTGATCGCGTTGGCCGTCAAACTACGTTTAATGGTCAGGCGGTTTTTGCTACTGCTCAGTCTAGTGTCTTGGGCGATAGTGATCAGTTGGCGGTACTTGATGGTTTACGCTCTGGCTGGTTGTCGCAATCAGAGTCCCTTATTCAGGAGTATTTCGGTTTAACTGCTGACGGTGGTGAGATAAGTATTGAGCTGACTAGCTTTAGTGATGGCAGTGGCGGCACGGCGGCGCGAGTCACCGGTGTTGTTCCCGGTAGTTTCACGGGCAAGGCCAGTGATGTCACGCTGCAAATCGATATGGCAGATTTTACGCCGCCAAATTTGCCCGATGGCGGCACGGCACCGTTTTATAATGATCGAATCATTGCTCATGAAATGGTCCATGCAGTCATGTATCGCAGTATGAATATTGCCTCGTTTTTTGATACTGCTAGCGATGATCAGCGCTGGTTTTTGGAGGGGGCTGCCGAACTAATTCACGGGGCGGACGAGCGGGTAGCAAGCTCTATAGGATCTCTTGGCGTGGCTGGGCTAGCGGCGGTGGCGGACGACCTTGATGGTTCTTGGGGTGGTTCCAGCGATGAATACTCGGCTGCTTTTCTTGCTGTTCGCAAGCTCCATGATGAAATTAAGGTCTTGGGCGGGGATGGCATTAAGGATGTCATGAGTTATTTGACAAATAACCAAGATGCCGGACTCGATGAAGCCATAGATGCTGCTAGTAATGGCACCTACACCAGTGCAGATAATTTTTTAACAAGCGCATTTAATACCGCCGAGGCACAGACCTATATTCAGGCGCAGGTTGATAGTGGCTCCTTAAGCGACTCTGACACTGGTGCTATAGGTGGTGCTAATGTTGACGGCGGTGCGGTGCGAACAGCGGAATCGGTGGTTGCGAATTTCGCCTCGCGCACCGGCGATGATCAATTATTGGGCTTTGCTGAAAACTGGGACGAAGCTGCGGCGGGTGTGTTGGCGAGTAATACCAAGAACTTCCAGTTAGGGGCTAATGTTGGTGAAGTTGTTGCGGTGGATATTGGCGCGATGAGTGCGTTGGCCTTGGATTTAAATGATTTAGATTTAGTCTCGGCCGCTAACCAGGTCATTAACAAAATGGATCGCGCGATGGAGTATGTGTCTTCGCAGCGCGCCACTGTCGGTGCGCAGATCAATCGAATTGGTTCGGCAATTATTAATCTGCAGACGTCCTCAGAATCGCTCACCGCGAGTCGCTCCAGAATACTTGATGCGGATTATGCTCAGGAGACGGCGACCCTAGTTAAGGCGCAGATTCTTCAGCAAGCGGGTCTCGCCATCACCGCTCAAGCCAATGCTCTCCCGCAAGCAGCTCTCGCTTTGCTACAATAG
- the aceE gene encoding pyruvate dehydrogenase (acetyl-transferring), homodimeric type, with translation MREDLDPQETQEWLEALDGVLKNGGRARTAFLMKRLAKHAARAGTELPSAITTSFRNTIEPSNERRMPGDLFMERKIRSMIRWNALAMVMRANDNNEGLGGHISSFSSSATLYDVGFNYFFRGGEQADLIYYQGHSSPGMYARSYLEGRIDETQLDSFRREVDGKGLSSYPHPWLMPDYWQFPTVSMGLGPIQAIYQAHVMKYQQSRGLVDHGDRKVWCFMGDGESDEPESLGSIALAGRESLDNLIFVVNCNLQRLDGPVRGNGKIIQELEGVFRGAGWNVVKVIWGRHWDKLLEKDTTGLLRRRMNEVVDGELQNYKANGGAYTRKHFFGKYPELLELVKDLSDEDIMYLNRGGHDPYKVYAAYAQAMETKGRPTVVLAMTVKGYGLGEGGEAQNEAHSVKKLDLEELKKFRDRFGVPISDDDLKSVPYYRPAEDSPEMVYMRKRREKLGGFLPARQAEFKALKTPEIDIFSAQLKSTGKREVSSTMAFVRMLSSLVKDKELGSRIVPIVPDEARTFGMEGMFRQLGIYSSQGQRYIPHDSDQVMFYKEDKQGQILEEGITEAGAFSAWLAAATSYSNHHYPMIPFYIFYSMFGFQRIMDLAWAAGDSQARGFLIGATAGRTTLNGEGLQHQDGHSHLMANMIPNCVSYDPTYSYELAVIIQDGMRRMYQDKENVFYYVTVMNENYFHPDMPEGSAEGIIKGLYCLAPSALKKPKLKVQLMGSGTILREVEAAAKILKADYKVDSDVWSATSINLLRRDGLDCDRWNMLHPESEPRLPYVTEQLRGKQGPLICATDYIKSYGEQLRPYIESRYVVLGTDGYGRSDTRAKLRQHFEVDRQYIVVAALKALADDGQLALSEVTKAIKAFGLDVDKSNPLCS, from the coding sequence TTGCGCGAAGATCTAGACCCCCAAGAAACCCAAGAGTGGTTAGAAGCCCTTGATGGCGTATTAAAAAATGGCGGGCGCGCGCGTACGGCATTTTTGATGAAAAGGCTGGCCAAACACGCAGCGCGTGCCGGCACTGAACTTCCCTCTGCGATAACCACTTCTTTTCGTAACACCATCGAGCCGAGTAATGAGCGCCGTATGCCTGGTGACTTGTTCATGGAACGTAAAATACGCTCCATGATCCGCTGGAACGCCTTGGCCATGGTGATGCGCGCCAATGATAATAACGAGGGTTTGGGCGGTCACATTTCCAGCTTTTCCTCCTCCGCTACCTTGTACGACGTGGGGTTTAACTACTTTTTCCGTGGTGGCGAACAGGCTGACTTAATTTACTACCAAGGCCACAGCTCGCCGGGTATGTATGCCCGCTCCTACCTTGAAGGCCGAATTGATGAGACGCAGTTAGATAGTTTCCGGCGTGAAGTCGATGGTAAGGGCTTATCGTCTTATCCCCATCCATGGCTGATGCCTGATTACTGGCAATTTCCTACTGTCAGTATGGGTTTGGGTCCCATCCAAGCGATATACCAAGCACACGTAATGAAATACCAGCAAAGCCGTGGACTGGTCGATCATGGTGATCGCAAGGTGTGGTGCTTTATGGGTGATGGCGAGAGTGATGAACCCGAATCATTGGGGTCTATTGCGCTGGCTGGCCGCGAAAGTTTGGATAATCTCATTTTTGTCGTTAACTGTAATTTACAGCGCCTTGATGGGCCGGTGCGCGGCAACGGCAAAATTATTCAGGAATTAGAAGGTGTCTTCCGCGGCGCTGGTTGGAATGTCGTTAAAGTTATCTGGGGGCGGCACTGGGATAAATTATTAGAAAAAGATACCACTGGCTTATTGCGTCGGCGCATGAACGAAGTGGTCGATGGTGAGTTGCAAAACTACAAAGCCAATGGTGGTGCTTACACTCGTAAACATTTCTTTGGCAAATATCCAGAGTTGCTGGAGTTGGTCAAAGACCTGTCAGACGAAGATATTATGTATCTTAATCGCGGCGGCCACGATCCTTATAAAGTCTATGCAGCATACGCACAGGCCATGGAAACTAAAGGTCGGCCGACTGTGGTTTTAGCTATGACCGTTAAGGGTTACGGCTTGGGTGAGGGCGGTGAAGCTCAGAACGAAGCCCATTCGGTTAAGAAGCTCGATTTAGAAGAACTGAAAAAATTCCGTGACCGTTTTGGCGTGCCTATAAGTGACGACGACTTAAAGTCAGTACCTTATTATCGTCCGGCCGAAGATAGTCCTGAAATGGTGTATATGCGTAAACGTCGTGAAAAGCTTGGCGGCTTTTTACCGGCCAGACAGGCGGAGTTTAAGGCTTTAAAAACGCCCGAGATCGACATCTTTAGCGCCCAACTCAAGTCCACTGGTAAGCGTGAAGTCTCTTCTACCATGGCCTTTGTACGCATGCTGTCCAGTTTGGTAAAAGATAAAGAATTGGGCTCTCGCATCGTGCCCATTGTACCGGATGAGGCGCGTACTTTTGGCATGGAAGGCATGTTCCGTCAGCTGGGCATATACTCCTCCCAGGGCCAGCGTTATATCCCCCATGATTCAGATCAGGTCATGTTTTACAAAGAAGATAAACAAGGCCAGATACTCGAAGAAGGTATTACCGAGGCGGGTGCATTCTCGGCTTGGCTGGCTGCGGCCACCTCCTATAGCAATCATCATTATCCGATGATTCCATTTTACATTTTTTATTCTATGTTCGGTTTTCAGCGGATCATGGATTTGGCATGGGCCGCCGGTGACTCTCAGGCTAGGGGCTTTTTAATTGGCGCCACCGCAGGGCGCACCACGCTTAATGGTGAGGGCCTGCAGCATCAGGATGGTCACAGTCATTTAATGGCCAATATGATTCCTAACTGTGTGTCTTACGACCCGACTTATTCCTATGAGCTGGCTGTCATCATTCAAGATGGTATGCGGCGGATGTATCAAGATAAGGAAAATGTCTTCTACTACGTCACCGTCATGAACGAAAATTACTTCCACCCAGATATGCCTGAAGGCAGCGCCGAAGGTATTATCAAGGGCCTATATTGTCTCGCGCCATCGGCGCTTAAAAAGCCCAAATTGAAAGTACAGCTGATGGGTAGTGGCACTATTTTACGAGAAGTAGAAGCTGCCGCAAAAATACTCAAGGCAGATTATAAAGTTGATTCTGATGTCTGGAGTGCTACCAGTATTAACCTGCTGCGCCGCGATGGTTTAGATTGCGATCGCTGGAATATGCTGCACCCAGAAAGTGAGCCCCGGCTGCCTTATGTGACTGAGCAGTTGCGCGGCAAGCAGGGACCATTGATCTGCGCCACAGACTATATTAAGTCCTATGGTGAGCAGTTGCGGCCCTATATTGAGTCTCGCTATGTGGTGCTTGGTACTGATGGTTACGGCCGCTCTGATACCCGGGCGAAGTTGCGTCAGCACTTTGAAGTAGATCGCCAGTATATTGTGGTGGCGGCACTAAAAGCCTTGGCCGACGATGGCCAGCTGGCCCTAAGCGAAGTGACAAAAGCGATTAAGGCTTTTGGTTTAGACGTGGATAAATCCAATCCGCTGTGTAGCTAA
- a CDS encoding AI-2E family transporter, with amino-acid sequence MLGIVRSWFDRLFAEEETVVLLLLIVACLLLMLTLGNVLVPIMASIVLAFMMQGLMARLIGMGVSRWLTITITYTVFVTIFFGVLVVLLPLVWQQLTNLFQELPVMLRQLQHLLLLLPQRSEMFTEQQIREWMALASKELGSVGQYLLSFSIAQLPNVLGVMINIVLIPILVFFFLKDKETILGWMASFLPGRRPLLKAVWAEANVQVANYVRGKAVEIVIVGVVSYVAFVVIGLNYPALLALAVGLSVVIPYIGAAVVTLPVLLVGFIQWGWGGEFLTLFIVYSVIQALDGNVLVPLLFSEAVNMHPVAIIVAVLAFGGIWGIWGVFFAIPLATLVKAILYAWPRPKTPELHPNDMLLGESGDI; translated from the coding sequence ATGCTGGGTATCGTTCGTTCATGGTTTGATCGCCTGTTTGCAGAAGAAGAGACGGTTGTTCTGCTCTTGTTGATTGTCGCTTGCTTGCTGCTAATGCTGACCTTGGGAAATGTCTTGGTGCCGATTATGGCGAGTATTGTGCTGGCATTTATGATGCAAGGCCTGATGGCTCGACTCATTGGTATGGGTGTCTCTCGGTGGCTGACCATCACAATTACATATACGGTTTTTGTGACTATTTTCTTTGGGGTGTTGGTGGTCTTACTGCCCCTGGTTTGGCAGCAGTTAACCAACTTGTTTCAGGAGTTGCCGGTCATGCTGCGTCAATTGCAGCATTTGCTGTTGCTCTTGCCGCAGCGCTCGGAAATGTTTACTGAGCAACAGATTCGAGAATGGATGGCCTTGGCGAGCAAGGAGCTGGGTTCGGTTGGGCAGTATTTATTGTCTTTCTCGATCGCCCAGTTGCCCAATGTCTTGGGTGTCATGATCAATATCGTTCTTATACCCATACTGGTATTTTTCTTTCTGAAAGACAAAGAAACCATATTGGGTTGGATGGCAAGTTTTCTTCCGGGTAGGCGGCCGTTATTAAAAGCAGTCTGGGCGGAAGCAAATGTGCAGGTGGCCAACTACGTGCGCGGTAAAGCGGTTGAAATTGTAATTGTTGGGGTGGTTTCCTATGTCGCTTTTGTTGTCATTGGTTTGAATTACCCTGCCTTGCTAGCCCTTGCTGTCGGCCTTTCAGTTGTCATTCCCTACATCGGTGCGGCGGTGGTGACCCTGCCGGTATTGTTGGTGGGTTTCATTCAATGGGGCTGGGGTGGGGAGTTTTTAACCTTGTTCATTGTCTACAGTGTGATTCAAGCCCTAGACGGAAATGTCTTGGTGCCGTTGTTGTTTTCCGAGGCGGTGAATATGCACCCGGTGGCCATTATTGTGGCGGTGCTGGCATTCGGGGGTATTTGGGGTATTTGGGGGGTGTTTTTTGCTATTCCCCTGGCAACCCTAGTAAAAGCGATTTTATATGCTTGGCCCCGCCCAAAAACACCAGAATTGCATCCTAACGACATGCTGCTAGGCGAATCAGGCGATATCTAA